One segment of Macaca fascicularis isolate 582-1 chromosome 4, T2T-MFA8v1.1 DNA contains the following:
- the DYNLT1 gene encoding dynein light chain Tctex-type 1 isoform X2, with product MEDYQAAEETAFVVDEVSNIVKEAIESAIGGNAYQHSKVNQWTTNVVEQTLSQLTKLGKPFKYIEEWGWITHGKFLLLGQLY from the exons ACTGCTTTTGTTGTTGATGAAGTGAGCAACATTGTAAAAGAG GCTATAGAAAGCGCAATTGGTGGTAACGCTTATCAACACAGCAAAGTGAACCAGTGGACCACAAATGTAGTAGAACAAACTTTAAGCCAACTCACTAAGCTGGGAAAACCGTTTAAATACATCG AAGAATGGGGCTGGATTACACACGGCAAGTTCCTGCTTCTGGGACAGCTCTACTGA
- the DYNLT1 gene encoding dynein light chain Tctex-type 1 isoform X1 — translation MEDYQAAEETAFVVDEVSNIVKEAIESAIGGNAYQHSKVNQWTTNVVEQTLSQLTKLGKPFKYIVTCVIMQKNGAGLHTASSCFWDSSTDGSCTVRWENKTMYCIVSAFGLSI, via the exons ACTGCTTTTGTTGTTGATGAAGTGAGCAACATTGTAAAAGAG GCTATAGAAAGCGCAATTGGTGGTAACGCTTATCAACACAGCAAAGTGAACCAGTGGACCACAAATGTAGTAGAACAAACTTTAAGCCAACTCACTAAGCTGGGAAAACCGTTTAAATACATCG TGACCTGTGTAATCATGCAGAAGAATGGGGCTGGATTACACACGGCAAGTTCCTGCTTCTGGGACAGCTCTACTGACG GGAGCTGCACTGTGCGATGGGAGAATAAGACCATGTACTGCATCGTCAGCGCCTTCGGACTGTCTATCTGA